A single genomic interval of Borrelia duttonii Ly harbors:
- a CDS encoding variable large family protein, with translation MNIEKKGEGKVRVVILMVMMIVMMMGCNSGGVSGEGKVNLEAKNSFLESLVKIGEGFQEIFAGFGSAIGDVLGFNVVKVGDNRSKVGEHFKKVGEGLTTTKNKLNELKVKISEVKNVDGSTIKVVEDAIKGASDVFEQLIASLTKLAGVTSASVPLGDANNGAVGADKVSVDTVIESVKEIVEVAIDSGIKIVSGSDGGATVVNGNGPNALAGNDNAGAGDKLADEVSKADSWAMIDKIKNAQTKNGAAAAGDAAGELATGTGAAGVTAKTNADLAAAVALKAMTKGGKFSVNNADSVKGAAANAVNKVLVILDVLIGKTVAINLDKIRETVKALKYSETSGIEAGQSGTVQSVVTK, from the coding sequence ATGAATATAGAGAAAAAAGGAGAGGGGAAAGTAAGAGTAGTGATATTAATGGTGATGATGATAGTGATGATGATGGGATGTAATAGTGGGGGAGTAAGTGGAGAAGGGAAGGTAAACTTGGAAGCTAAGAATAGTTTTTTAGAGTCATTAGTAAAGATAGGAGAGGGGTTTCAGGAGATTTTTGCTGGGTTTGGGAGTGCAATAGGGGATGTATTAGGGTTTAATGTAGTTAAAGTGGGAGATAATAGAAGTAAAGTCGGAGAACATTTTAAGAAAGTAGGAGAAGGACTTACAACAACTAAGAATAAGTTAAACGAGTTAAAAGTTAAAATATCTGAAGTTAAGAATGTTGATGGGAGCACAATTAAAGTAGTTGAGGATGCAATTAAAGGAGCAAGTGATGTTTTTGAGCAACTAATTGCTTCACTAACTAAACTTGCTGGTGTAACTAGTGCTAGTGTTCCTCTTGGCGATGCTAATAATGGTGCAGTTGGTGCTGATAAAGTTAGTGTAGACACTGTAATTGAAAGTGTGAAAGAAATTGTTGAAGTTGCAATAGATTCTGGCATAAAAATTGTTTCTGGAAGTGATGGTGGTGCTACAGTAGTTAATGGTAATGGCCCTAATGCTTTAGCTGGGAATGATAATGCTGGTGCAGGTGATAAGCTAGCAGATGAGGTATCTAAAGCAGATTCATGGGCAATGATTGATAAAATTAAAAATGCTCAGACTAAAAATGGGGCGGCTGCTGCAGGTGATGCTGCAGGAGAATTAGCTACTGGAACTGGTGCTGCAGGTGTTACTGCAAAAACTAATGCTGACTTAGCAGCGGCAGTAGCTCTTAAGGCGATGACCAAAGGTGGTAAATTTAGTGTTAATAATGCTGATTCAGTTAAAGGAGCAGCAGCGAATGCTGTGAATAAAGTATTAGTGATATTGGATGTATTAATTGGGAAAACAGTAGCAATAAATTTAGATAAGATAAGAGAAACAGTTAAGGCATTAAAGTATTCTGAAACTTCTGGCATTGAGGCTGGTCAATCTGGTACTGTGCAATCTGTTGTTACTAAATAA